The following coding sequences lie in one Dunckerocampus dactyliophorus isolate RoL2022-P2 chromosome 4, RoL_Ddac_1.1, whole genome shotgun sequence genomic window:
- the cldn5a gene encoding claudin 5a, producing the protein MVSAGLEILGLSLCVVGSLLVMVACGLPMWKVTAFIEANIVVAQTIWDGLWMSCVVQSTGQMQCKVHDSVLALSHDLQAARALTIISSVMGVLGLMVVIAGAQCTNCIRNEYVKARVVNAGGVIYIISGLFVLVPLCWMANNIISDFYNPQVPASKKREIGAALYIGWAATALLLIGGALLCCSCPSSGNSGYSVKYAPTKRATQNGEYDKRNYV; encoded by the coding sequence ATGGTGTCGGCTGGGCTGGAGATTCTGGGACTGTCGTTGTGCGTCGTCGGCTCCCTCTTGGTGATGGTTGCCTGCGGGTTGCCCATGTGGAAGGTGACCGCCTTCATCGAGGCCAACATCGTGGTGGCTCAGACCATCTGGGACGGCCTGTGGATGTCGTGCGTGGTGCAGAGCACGGGCCAAATGCAATGCAAGGTGCACGACTCGGTCCTCGCGCTCAGCCACGACCTGCAGGCGGCCCGGGCGCTCACCATCATCTCCTCGGTGATGGGTGTTTTGGGGCTCATGGTGGTCATCGCAGGGGCACAGTGCACCAACTGCATCCGCAACGAGTACGTCAAAGCCCGGGTGGTGAACGCCGGAGGGGTTATCTACATCATCAGCGGCCTCTTTGTGCTGGTGCCCCTCTGCTGGATGGCCAACAACATCATATCCGACTTCTACAACCCGCAGGTGCCGGCCTCCAAGAAGAGGGAGATCGGCGCCGCACTCTACATCGGCTGGGCGGCCACCGCGCTGCTGCTGATTGGGGGGGCTCTGCTGTGCTGTTCCTGCCCCTCCAGCGGGAACTCTGGATATTCGGTGAAATACGCACCCACCAAGCGAGCCACGCAAAACGGAGAGTATGATAAACGGAATTATGTGTAG